In the genome of Cellvibrio sp. KY-YJ-3, one region contains:
- the hemL gene encoding glutamate-1-semialdehyde 2,1-aminomutase, with the protein MSRSEELFLQAQKTIPGGVNSPVRAFKAVGGTPVFFERALGAYVWDADGKKYIDYVQSWGPMVLGHAHPDVINTVIETAKFGLSFGAPTERETTLAEKLCTLIPNMEMVRFVSSGTEATMSAIRLARAFTKRDKIIKFEGCYHGHSDSLLIKAGSGALTLGVPSSPGVPAVLADHTLTLDYNNAEQVRECFAKLGDQIACIIVEPVVGNMNCVPPVPGFLECLREVCDEYGSVLIFDEVMTGFRVAHKGAQGHYGVNADIITLGKVIGGGMPVGAFGGRRDIMQMIAPSGPVYQAGTLSGNPVAMAAGLKTLELLEQEGFYNNLCARTTQLVEGLQKLADEAGIPFTTNHVGSMFGFFFTSEKKVTNFKQVMACDIPRFNKFFHGMRERGVYLAPASYEAGFMSGAHTEADINDTLQIAAEVFTSLK; encoded by the coding sequence ATGAGCCGCTCCGAAGAACTATTTTTACAAGCCCAAAAAACAATTCCCGGTGGCGTGAATTCGCCAGTACGTGCATTTAAAGCCGTGGGCGGCACACCGGTATTTTTTGAACGCGCACTGGGCGCCTATGTGTGGGACGCAGACGGCAAAAAATATATCGATTACGTCCAAAGCTGGGGGCCGATGGTTCTGGGCCACGCACACCCGGACGTGATCAACACCGTGATCGAAACCGCCAAGTTTGGCTTGAGTTTTGGTGCGCCTACTGAACGCGAAACCACGCTCGCTGAAAAACTCTGCACTTTAATTCCCAATATGGAAATGGTGCGCTTCGTAAGCTCCGGTACCGAAGCCACCATGAGTGCCATCAGGCTCGCGCGCGCTTTTACCAAACGCGACAAAATTATAAAATTCGAAGGCTGTTATCACGGCCACTCTGATTCTTTATTAATTAAAGCCGGTTCCGGCGCACTGACCCTGGGTGTGCCCAGCTCACCGGGTGTGCCAGCCGTATTGGCTGATCACACACTCACTCTCGATTACAACAATGCCGAACAAGTGCGCGAATGTTTTGCCAAGCTCGGTGACCAAATCGCCTGCATTATTGTTGAGCCGGTAGTAGGCAATATGAATTGTGTGCCGCCGGTGCCTGGCTTTTTGGAATGCCTGCGTGAAGTGTGTGATGAGTACGGCAGCGTCTTGATTTTTGATGAGGTGATGACCGGTTTCCGTGTTGCGCATAAAGGCGCACAAGGCCACTACGGTGTAAACGCCGATATCATCACTCTGGGCAAAGTCATTGGGGGCGGTATGCCCGTGGGCGCTTTTGGCGGCCGTCGCGACATTATGCAAATGATTGCGCCCTCAGGCCCGGTTTACCAAGCTGGCACCCTGTCTGGCAACCCCGTAGCCATGGCCGCTGGTTTAAAAACTCTGGAGTTATTGGAACAGGAAGGCTTTTACAACAACCTTTGTGCACGCACTACGCAATTAGTAGAAGGCTTACAAAAGCTGGCAGATGAAGCGGGCATCCCCTTCACCACCAATCATGTAGGTAGTATGTTTGGTTTCTTTTTTACCAGCGAGAAAAAAGTCACCAACTTCAAACAAGTCATGGCCTGCGATATTCCACGCTTTAATAAATTTTTCCACGGCATGCGGGAGCGCGGGGTTTACTTGGCACCAGCATCCTACGAAGCAGGTTTTATGTCAGGTGCGCACACCGAAGCGGACATTAACGACACTTTGCAAATTGCTGCCGAAGTATTTACCAGCCTGAAATAA
- a CDS encoding DUF6776 family protein produces MAKVKGSPVYRLKLVPHRPLKSALITLLSIALVLAAVVAAYRYAEYKASIERLSPAEAKALRGQLDVMTTESAELRRELATYQLSAEVDRKAGEELRQRVMELREEKAALQRDIDVYRIMTSKKNSNPKGISFGVFSVSPTTDSKHQFKLVIQKLAEGDDDFVGDLTATVVGQQEGKERRFSLHELAVNQGESMAATIPLNFKFFQNIDTEILMPDGFTPDRLELAVKSNARRNPVEAQLEWPKHK; encoded by the coding sequence ATGGCCAAAGTTAAAGGTTCTCCCGTTTATCGTCTCAAGCTGGTGCCTCATCGCCCGTTGAAATCGGCGCTTATTACCCTGCTATCTATTGCCTTGGTCTTGGCTGCGGTTGTTGCCGCTTATCGCTATGCGGAATATAAGGCCAGTATTGAGCGACTTTCACCCGCCGAAGCCAAAGCGTTGCGCGGTCAATTGGACGTTATGACCACAGAATCGGCTGAGTTGCGGCGTGAGCTGGCAACCTATCAGCTCAGTGCCGAGGTGGATCGCAAAGCTGGTGAGGAGCTGCGTCAACGGGTAATGGAGTTGCGCGAGGAAAAAGCTGCATTGCAGCGGGATATCGACGTATACCGCATTATGACCTCCAAAAAGAACAGCAACCCCAAGGGAATTAGTTTTGGTGTGTTTTCAGTCTCGCCAACTACTGACAGCAAACACCAGTTCAAGTTGGTGATACAGAAACTGGCCGAGGGGGATGATGATTTTGTGGGCGATCTCACGGCAACAGTGGTCGGTCAGCAAGAGGGCAAAGAGCGCAGATTTTCACTGCACGAACTGGCGGTAAACCAAGGCGAATCGATGGCCGCCACCATCCCCCTGAATTTCAAATTCTTTCAGAATATTGATACGGAAATCCTTATGCCAGATGGCTTTACTCCAGATCGCCTTGAATTGGCGGTAAAGTCCAATGCGCGCCGGAACCCGGTAGAGGCGCAGCTGGAATGGCCAAAACATAAATAG
- a CDS encoding anhydro-N-acetylmuramic acid kinase produces MSHSNLYIGLMSGTSADAIDAVLVEFGAQPRLIAKYSEPLSNAIRQQIHALALPASNEIDRMGALDIDLARLFANTSLKLLDQANILPDQVIAIGSHGQTIRHRPPGSPEGCFTLQIGDPNTIAELTGITTVADFRRRDIAAGGQGAPLVPAFHRAIFQTPEQHRVIVNIGGMANLTWLPKLGLTLGFDTGPGNALMDEWTLLHTGKRYDESGAWAATGKINQELLNRLLQHSFFALAAPKSTGREAFNRQWLDQALAGINIPANDVQATLLELTAITISDAITALSTESKAVFVCGGGAYNSHLMRRLQALLTRDKLDTTATLGVNPQWVEAMAFAWLAQQTMSRQPVNLKEVTGANREVILGGVYYA; encoded by the coding sequence ATGTCCCACTCCAATCTCTATATCGGCTTAATGTCTGGCACAAGTGCGGATGCAATAGATGCTGTGCTGGTGGAATTCGGAGCGCAGCCGCGTCTGATTGCTAAATATAGTGAGCCATTGAGCAATGCCATTCGCCAGCAAATCCATGCGCTTGCACTACCTGCCTCCAATGAGATTGATCGCATGGGCGCACTCGATATTGACTTGGCACGACTATTTGCAAACACAAGCCTAAAACTGCTCGATCAAGCCAATATCCTACCCGATCAGGTAATTGCTATAGGCAGCCACGGGCAGACTATCCGCCATCGCCCACCAGGCTCCCCTGAAGGTTGCTTCACCCTGCAAATTGGCGACCCCAACACTATTGCCGAATTAACCGGGATCACCACAGTTGCGGATTTCCGGCGGCGCGATATAGCCGCAGGTGGCCAAGGCGCCCCATTGGTGCCGGCTTTTCATCGCGCCATTTTTCAAACACCTGAACAGCATAGAGTTATTGTGAATATTGGCGGCATGGCCAATCTCACCTGGCTCCCCAAGCTAGGGCTTACATTGGGCTTTGACACTGGCCCCGGCAACGCCCTGATGGACGAATGGACACTACTGCATACAGGCAAACGTTATGATGAATCGGGAGCTTGGGCGGCAACAGGCAAAATTAATCAGGAGTTACTGAACAGGCTTCTACAGCATAGCTTCTTCGCACTAGCCGCCCCCAAGAGTACCGGGCGCGAAGCATTTAATCGTCAGTGGTTAGACCAAGCATTGGCCGGAATTAATATCCCAGCCAACGATGTGCAGGCAACACTGCTTGAACTAACAGCCATTACGATTAGCGATGCCATTACAGCACTCAGTACTGAATCCAAAGCAGTTTTTGTCTGCGGGGGCGGAGCCTACAACTCGCATTTAATGAGGCGCCTGCAAGCTCTACTGACAAGAGATAAGCTAGATACCACCGCCACCCTTGGTGTAAACCCACAATGGGTAGAAGCCATGGCGTTTGCATGGCTGGCCCAACAAACCATGAGCCGGCAGCCAGTAAATTTAAAGGAAGTAACGGGTGCTAATAGAGAGGTAATTCTGGGTGGCGTGTATTACGCGTGA
- a CDS encoding Yip1 family protein has translation MISHVAGLFTHPHKEWEEIRDTQETVSHLYFAHVLFLALIPPISMYIGTTKVGWVIGDGAPVMLTESSALTMSVLMYLALLAGVGVMGAFIDWMSRTYDSAPGLARSIVFAAYTATPLFVAGLCALYPNVILTMLVGIGAVFYTVYLLYTGIPIFMKIPEDEGFVYASSILTIGLVMFVALMAITVLIWSFGFGPAYTG, from the coding sequence ATGATTTCTCATGTTGCAGGGCTTTTTACGCATCCACATAAAGAGTGGGAAGAAATTCGCGATACCCAAGAGACAGTGTCCCACTTGTACTTTGCGCATGTTTTATTTCTTGCGCTTATCCCACCCATCTCAATGTATATAGGCACCACGAAGGTAGGGTGGGTAATTGGCGATGGTGCGCCAGTAATGCTCACTGAATCTAGCGCATTAACCATGAGTGTTTTAATGTACTTGGCGCTGTTGGCCGGTGTGGGCGTTATGGGCGCGTTTATCGATTGGATGTCGCGCACTTATGATTCGGCTCCCGGGCTTGCGCGCTCGATTGTATTCGCTGCGTACACGGCCACGCCTTTGTTTGTTGCAGGGCTTTGTGCACTTTATCCCAATGTGATTTTGACCATGTTGGTCGGTATAGGCGCGGTGTTTTATACCGTTTATCTGCTCTATACCGGCATTCCCATTTTTATGAAAATCCCTGAGGATGAAGGCTTCGTTTACGCCAGTTCCATCCTCACTATCGGGTTGGTAATGTTTGTAGCCTTAATGGCGATTACTGTGTTGATTTGGAGTTTTGGTTTCGGGCCTGCCTATACAGGTTAG
- a CDS encoding chloride channel protein has product MPANLPPNATNNPPDSNRANSGRLGFSRYAESLRDQLAGAESLPQLTLLGLLTGIIAGAVIVLFRWAVELPLGYFLPGSFENFEAISSLMHFALPVAGAILLGLILQLVDKRHHATSIGHVMDRLQNHQGRLPLGNVITQFFGGAACLLTGQSVGREGPAVHLGAGSGSLLGQWLKLPANSLRPLAGCGVAAAIAACFNTPMAGVIFAMEVVIMQYTIAGFIPVTLAAVAGATMTRLAFGPEIAFINAQSVMGDLRELPLMGLVGLVVAVFAAAYIRLHGASCRWALNRPIALRFALAGLFTGICALWIPQIMGVGYDTISSALAGEIGFALLLAIAVVKLLATSISLGVGMPGGVVGPLLFIGACIGGAVGSAAQILMPGSASAIGFYVILGMGAMMGATLNAPLAAMMAILELTYNPNIIFPSMLVVIAACLTTRWVFRCDGLFQHVLRIQGKFRSTEAMEQLLGNTGVRGLMDRHLVISDNLINVSTAQQLLSHHPHWILLRENNQLLQPADLHSYLQTLQNDPQNLGSDLQTSASEEQINLLEIPARRYDLERIPADANLFEALELMNRQQLDALWVESLSDSHQPLGIISRRNIDNYYRI; this is encoded by the coding sequence GTGCCCGCCAACCTTCCACCGAACGCCACCAATAACCCCCCTGACAGCAACCGCGCCAACAGCGGCCGCCTTGGTTTTAGTCGATATGCCGAATCCCTGCGCGATCAACTGGCGGGGGCGGAATCCCTGCCGCAATTGACGCTACTGGGGTTGCTCACCGGAATTATCGCCGGCGCAGTGATTGTGTTGTTTCGCTGGGCGGTGGAATTGCCACTGGGATATTTCCTGCCGGGTAGCTTTGAAAACTTTGAAGCCATCAGTTCCCTCATGCACTTTGCGTTACCGGTCGCCGGAGCAATCCTGCTGGGGTTGATATTGCAACTGGTCGATAAGCGCCATCACGCCACCAGCATTGGGCATGTCATGGATCGCCTGCAGAACCATCAAGGGCGATTGCCTCTGGGCAACGTAATCACCCAGTTTTTCGGCGGCGCCGCCTGCTTGCTAACCGGGCAATCGGTGGGTCGCGAGGGCCCAGCCGTGCATCTGGGTGCAGGTAGCGGCAGTTTGCTCGGCCAATGGTTAAAGTTGCCTGCCAACAGCTTGAGACCACTGGCTGGCTGCGGAGTCGCCGCTGCCATCGCTGCCTGTTTTAACACGCCGATGGCGGGAGTAATTTTTGCGATGGAAGTGGTGATTATGCAGTACACCATCGCCGGTTTTATCCCTGTCACCCTCGCGGCCGTTGCTGGCGCCACCATGACGCGACTGGCCTTTGGCCCCGAAATCGCGTTTATCAATGCACAATCCGTAATGGGGGATTTACGGGAGCTGCCGCTGATGGGTTTGGTCGGGCTGGTAGTCGCCGTCTTTGCGGCGGCCTATATTCGCCTGCACGGTGCCAGTTGTCGCTGGGCGTTAAACCGGCCTATCGCCCTGCGCTTCGCCTTGGCGGGATTGTTTACCGGTATCTGCGCCCTGTGGATTCCCCAAATTATGGGCGTAGGCTACGACACTATTAGCAGCGCCCTCGCAGGCGAAATAGGCTTTGCGCTGCTTCTGGCGATTGCAGTCGTTAAGCTGCTCGCCACATCCATTAGCCTTGGCGTGGGCATGCCCGGCGGGGTAGTAGGACCATTGCTGTTTATCGGCGCCTGTATCGGCGGCGCAGTAGGTAGTGCCGCGCAAATACTGATGCCCGGCTCCGCCAGCGCCATCGGTTTTTATGTGATTTTGGGTATGGGCGCAATGATGGGCGCCACACTCAATGCCCCACTCGCCGCGATGATGGCAATCCTCGAACTCACTTATAACCCCAATATTATTTTCCCCAGCATGCTGGTAGTGATTGCCGCTTGCCTGACCACCCGCTGGGTATTTCGCTGCGATGGCTTGTTCCAACACGTACTGCGTATTCAGGGAAAATTCCGCAGCACCGAAGCAATGGAACAACTGCTTGGCAACACCGGGGTACGTGGGTTGATGGATCGCCATCTGGTGATAAGCGATAACCTCATCAACGTCTCGACCGCGCAGCAACTGCTCAGTCATCATCCACACTGGATTTTACTGCGCGAAAATAATCAGCTGCTGCAACCGGCGGACCTGCATAGCTATTTGCAGACACTGCAAAACGATCCGCAAAATTTAGGCAGCGATTTGCAAACCAGTGCTAGCGAAGAGCAAATCAACCTGCTGGAAATTCCCGCGCGTCGCTACGACCTTGAACGAATCCCTGCGGATGCAAATCTATTTGAAGCCTTGGAATTGATGAATCGCCAACAGCTGGATGCACTTTGGGTTGAATCACTTAGCGATTCACACCAGCCACTGGGTATAATCAGCCGCCGCAACATCGATAACTACTATCGAATCTAG
- a CDS encoding polymer-forming cytoskeletal protein, producing MAFSNNHTLISRATKVVGDLYFTGELQLEGKVTGNIIAENEKDAKLVIADTGVVEGEVRAPVVIVNGKVQGNIYSTKHLELAAKGNVIGTVHYHSIEMVKGAQVNGSMINTQQQTASALEIAADQA from the coding sequence ATGGCATTTTCCAATAACCACACCTTGATTTCGCGCGCAACCAAAGTAGTCGGCGATTTGTACTTTACTGGTGAGCTGCAACTGGAGGGCAAGGTGACCGGCAATATCATTGCCGAGAATGAAAAGGATGCCAAATTGGTGATCGCGGATACTGGTGTTGTTGAGGGTGAAGTTCGCGCTCCGGTAGTCATAGTAAACGGTAAGGTGCAGGGCAATATCTACTCCACCAAGCATCTGGAGCTCGCTGCCAAGGGGAATGTTATCGGCACGGTGCATTATCACTCGATAGAAATGGTAAAAGGTGCACAAGTGAATGGCAGTATGATCAATACCCAGCAGCAAACCGCCAGTGCTCTGGAAATAGCGGCCGATCAAGCTTAA
- the thiE gene encoding thiamine phosphate synthase, with protein sequence MNNKLYAITDSQLLPGDQLFTAVAAALKGGCKLVQYRDKTSDKVRRSFEARNLLALCNQYQAQLLINDDVELAKEVGAHGVHLGQGDTNPVAARIILGSRAIIGVTCHDSLTLAQQAIKDSANYIAFGRFFPSSTKPNARPAPISLIGEARQQFSAIPIVVIGGITLENGKQLLDAGADMLAVCHSLFAADDITAQAKKFTELKN encoded by the coding sequence ATGAACAATAAACTCTACGCGATTACCGACTCACAATTGCTCCCGGGGGATCAACTCTTCACCGCCGTAGCCGCCGCATTAAAAGGTGGCTGCAAGCTGGTGCAATATCGAGACAAAACCTCGGACAAAGTACGCCGATCATTTGAAGCCAGAAATTTGCTTGCGCTATGCAATCAATATCAGGCGCAATTATTAATTAACGACGATGTAGAGCTTGCAAAAGAAGTTGGCGCACACGGCGTACACTTGGGGCAAGGTGATACTAACCCAGTGGCGGCACGTATTATTCTCGGCAGTCGCGCAATCATCGGTGTCACCTGCCACGATTCACTGACACTCGCCCAACAAGCAATAAAAGACAGCGCCAACTACATCGCCTTTGGTCGATTCTTTCCATCGAGTACCAAACCTAACGCGCGCCCTGCGCCAATTTCATTGATTGGCGAAGCGCGCCAACAATTTAGCGCTATACCGATTGTGGTAATTGGCGGCATCACATTAGAGAATGGCAAACAATTACTGGATGCCGGCGCTGATATGCTCGCCGTTTGTCACAGTTTATTTGCGGCGGATGACATTACCGCCCAAGCCAAAAAATTTACTGAATTGAAAAATTAA
- the cyoE gene encoding heme o synthase yields MAITKSVSPGVSWRAEISSYGRAYYQLTKPKVVALLVLTAVVGMMLASPGVPDFLLIATASVGIALVSGAAAAFNHVLDQKIDAQMARTHMRPLPKGRLTSNQAVIFACLLAVAGFLLLMLAVNALTAYLTLLGLFGYAVVYTMLLKRATPQNIVIGGVAGALPPVLGWTAVTGSVSSEALLLMMIVFAWTPPHFWALAIHRVNDYAKANIPMLPVTHGIEFTKTLILLYTLLLMAVCWLPYLIGMAGVVYLCASLYLNIVFIRHAWRLKFKPDANSAMATFRFSIVHLMLLFLALLVDHYVIAFFAG; encoded by the coding sequence ATGGCCATAACAAAAAGTGTATCGCCCGGTGTGAGTTGGCGCGCAGAAATAAGTAGCTATGGTCGTGCTTATTATCAGTTAACCAAACCCAAAGTCGTTGCACTCTTGGTGCTGACGGCGGTGGTCGGCATGATGTTGGCAAGCCCGGGAGTGCCAGACTTCTTGCTTATTGCCACGGCTAGCGTGGGTATTGCATTGGTGTCCGGCGCGGCGGCGGCATTTAATCATGTGCTAGATCAAAAAATTGATGCACAAATGGCGCGCACTCACATGCGGCCTTTGCCTAAAGGTCGGCTGACAAGTAATCAAGCTGTGATTTTTGCCTGTTTGTTAGCCGTTGCCGGATTCTTATTGTTGATGCTGGCCGTAAATGCACTCACTGCCTATTTAACGCTGCTTGGCTTATTTGGTTATGCCGTGGTGTATACCATGCTATTAAAGCGCGCCACACCGCAAAATATTGTAATTGGCGGTGTGGCGGGTGCACTACCGCCGGTGTTGGGTTGGACGGCTGTCACCGGCAGCGTCAGCAGCGAAGCGCTATTGTTAATGATGATTGTATTCGCTTGGACACCACCACATTTTTGGGCGCTGGCAATTCACCGCGTCAATGATTATGCCAAAGCCAATATTCCCATGTTGCCTGTTACGCACGGCATTGAATTTACCAAAACGCTTATTTTGCTTTACACCTTGTTGCTTATGGCAGTGTGCTGGCTCCCTTATTTAATTGGCATGGCTGGAGTCGTGTATTTGTGCGCAAGCCTTTATTTAAATATTGTTTTTATTCGCCATGCCTGGCGGTTGAAATTCAAGCCTGATGCAAATAGTGCTATGGCAACATTCCGTTTTTCTATTGTGCATTTAATGCTGCTGTTTTTAGCACTGTTGGTGGATCATTATGTTATTGCCTTTTTTGCCGGTTAA
- a CDS encoding SCO family protein — MISVNATRKLHHYWLYAMVIVVSLTLGIFVGARQLSPEPVYNNAQLLPAPKMLPEFNLTNHYGEAIRSSLWRGRWSLVFFGFTSCPDICPLELQKLGKLLRVMQGNTGLQVVFISVDPERDTPTKLRDYVGFFHPDIVALQGSNSELARTAQFFGAAYDRSVIIDSKLLRVPAGIDMPDGSGDVYQVNHSTRIFIVNPEGAYSGSFMSPFDAEQLEADLSLMMTH; from the coding sequence ATGATTAGTGTGAATGCCACCCGCAAACTTCATCATTATTGGCTCTATGCAATGGTTATTGTGGTGAGCCTAACGCTTGGCATTTTTGTGGGGGCTCGCCAGCTATCGCCCGAACCGGTTTATAACAACGCACAGTTATTGCCAGCACCGAAAATGCTGCCGGAATTCAATTTGACCAATCATTATGGTGAAGCAATCCGTTCAAGTCTTTGGCGAGGTCGCTGGTCGCTGGTCTTTTTTGGCTTTACCTCTTGCCCCGATATTTGCCCGCTGGAATTACAAAAGCTGGGAAAATTGTTGCGAGTGATGCAGGGAAATACCGGATTACAAGTGGTTTTTATCAGTGTTGACCCCGAGCGCGATACTCCCACTAAGCTGCGCGACTACGTCGGTTTTTTTCACCCGGACATTGTGGCACTCCAGGGAAGCAACAGTGAGCTTGCCCGAACTGCCCAATTTTTTGGTGCTGCGTATGATCGCTCGGTGATTATTGACAGTAAATTATTAAGGGTGCCTGCGGGAATAGATATGCCTGATGGTAGTGGCGATGTGTATCAAGTAAATCATTCTACACGCATTTTTATCGTCAACCCTGAGGGCGCTTACAGTGGCAGTTTTATGTCGCCGTTTGATGCCGAACAACTTGAGGCCGACCTCAGCCTGATGATGACACACTAA
- a CDS encoding copper chaperone PCu(A)C has translation MVILFFSPLLCPGVAIAQAELTVQNPWVKLAPPGASVNAAYMNLRNDSPEEKIIVAVSADCCTQVMMHQTRREGDKVYMDHHDRLIIPAQSELQLAPGGLHLMLLGANAPLTLNDKVNIHFDFADGTQHSVSIPVKKAADD, from the coding sequence ATGGTGATCTTATTTTTCAGCCCACTGTTGTGTCCTGGCGTAGCGATTGCCCAGGCTGAACTTACTGTGCAAAACCCATGGGTTAAATTGGCACCGCCGGGCGCCTCCGTGAATGCGGCTTATATGAATCTTCGCAATGATTCGCCGGAGGAAAAAATAATTGTGGCAGTCAGTGCAGATTGCTGCACGCAAGTGATGATGCACCAAACGCGGCGCGAGGGCGACAAAGTGTATATGGATCATCACGACAGGCTGATAATTCCTGCGCAATCGGAGCTTCAGTTGGCGCCCGGTGGTTTACATTTAATGTTGTTGGGTGCAAACGCTCCGTTGACCCTAAACGACAAGGTAAATATTCATTTTGATTTTGCTGATGGAACACAACACAGCGTCAGTATTCCGGTGAAAAAGGCTGCAGATGATTAG
- the erpA gene encoding iron-sulfur cluster insertion protein ErpA, with amino-acid sequence MSTAEIYIPQVVTVTDSAVAKVKSLIEEEDNPDLKLRVYVTGGGCSGFQYGFTFDEAVAEDDSVVEREGVKVVVDAMSYPYLVGARVDYEEGLQGSKFVIQNPNASSTCGCGSSFTV; translated from the coding sequence ATGTCTACCGCTGAAATTTATATCCCTCAAGTTGTCACTGTTACCGACAGTGCGGTGGCGAAGGTCAAAAGCCTGATTGAGGAAGAAGATAACCCGGACCTCAAGCTGCGTGTTTATGTGACTGGTGGCGGTTGCTCAGGTTTTCAGTACGGTTTTACGTTCGATGAGGCAGTTGCTGAGGATGACTCTGTAGTTGAGCGGGAGGGGGTAAAGGTTGTAGTTGATGCTATGAGCTACCCTTATCTGGTCGGTGCCCGAGTAGATTACGAAGAGGGATTGCAAGGTTCCAAATTTGTTATTCAAAACCCCAATGCTTCCAGCACTTGTGGCTGCGGTTCATCGTTTACTGTCTAG
- the argC gene encoding N-acetyl-gamma-glutamyl-phosphate reductase: MIKAAIVGGTGYTGVELLRLLSKHPQVEVTIITSRAEAGTKVADMYPNLRGHVDLAFTEPDVALLGECDVIFFATPHGVAQNMMSGLMNTKARIIDLSADFRIRDVPLWEKWYNQPHGAPDLVAQAVYGLPEVNREAIRTAKLVACPGCYPTATQLGYLPLIENNLVDPTRLIANAASGASGAGRQAKIDNLLMEISDSFKAYGVAGHRHLPEIEQGLRDVQPAGVAPVALTFVPHLLPIIRGIHATLYATLLDASKVPDLQKLYEDRYTNEPFVDVLPAGVLPQTRSVKGSNVCRIAIVRPQQRDTVVVLSVIDNLTKGASGQAIQNMNIMFGFEETAGLDVVALMP, translated from the coding sequence GTGATTAAAGCGGCGATTGTTGGTGGAACCGGTTATACAGGGGTTGAGTTGTTGCGCCTGCTGTCCAAACATCCACAGGTTGAGGTGACTATAATCACCTCACGCGCCGAAGCGGGCACCAAGGTTGCTGATATGTACCCCAATCTGCGTGGCCATGTCGATCTGGCGTTTACCGAGCCGGACGTGGCGCTATTGGGCGAATGCGATGTGATCTTTTTTGCCACGCCTCACGGTGTCGCACAGAACATGATGAGCGGTTTGATGAATACCAAGGCGCGCATTATCGATTTGTCCGCTGACTTCCGTATCCGCGATGTGCCGCTGTGGGAAAAATGGTACAACCAGCCCCATGGTGCCCCCGATTTGGTCGCACAAGCTGTGTATGGCCTGCCCGAAGTGAATCGCGAGGCGATTCGCACGGCCAAACTGGTCGCTTGCCCCGGTTGTTATCCCACCGCCACCCAATTGGGTTATCTGCCGCTGATTGAAAACAATCTGGTCGATCCAACCCGTTTGATCGCCAACGCCGCCAGTGGTGCGAGTGGTGCCGGTCGGCAAGCCAAAATCGACAATCTTTTGATGGAAATCAGCGATAGTTTCAAAGCCTATGGTGTGGCGGGGCATCGTCACTTGCCAGAAATCGAGCAGGGCTTACGCGATGTACAGCCCGCCGGTGTTGCGCCAGTAGCGCTGACTTTTGTACCGCATTTGTTGCCGATTATTCGCGGAATTCACGCGACGCTTTATGCAACTCTGCTTGATGCTAGCAAAGTGCCAGATCTGCAAAAGCTGTATGAAGATCGTTATACCAACGAACCTTTTGTGGATGTATTACCCGCAGGTGTATTGCCGCAAACCCGCAGTGTGAAAGGCTCCAATGTTTGCCGTATCGCTATTGTGCGCCCGCAACAGCGCGATACAGTGGTGGTGTTATCGGTGATTGATAACCTCACCAAAGGCGCTTCTGGTCAGGCGATCCAAAACATGAACATTATGTTCGGTTTTGAAGAGACTGCCGGTCTGGATGTTGTGGCTTTAATGCCCTAA
- a CDS encoding CopD family protein, which translates to MLWIKALHIIAVITWMAALFYLPRLFVYHTMSEDEISRERFKIMERKLLRGIANPSMVAVFIFGIWMSWLGWSYYSTQGWYWCKLVLVAILTGYHHACVAYWKQLRDDRCTKSHVFFRWFNEFPVLLVIGIVILVVVKPF; encoded by the coding sequence ATGCTGTGGATAAAAGCACTACACATTATTGCTGTCATCACCTGGATGGCGGCGCTGTTTTATTTGCCGCGGCTGTTTGTGTATCACACCATGAGCGAAGATGAAATCAGCCGCGAGCGTTTCAAAATTATGGAGCGCAAACTGCTACGGGGTATCGCCAACCCCTCAATGGTCGCGGTATTTATTTTTGGGATTTGGATGAGCTGGCTCGGTTGGAGCTATTACTCAACCCAAGGCTGGTACTGGTGCAAATTAGTTTTGGTGGCCATTCTCACCGGTTATCACCACGCCTGCGTCGCCTACTGGAAGCAGCTGCGCGATGATCGCTGCACCAAAAGCCACGTATTTTTTCGTTGGTTTAATGAGTTCCCGGTATTGCTAGTAATTGGCATCGTCATTTTGGTGGTGGTGAAACCTTTCTAA